CATGGGCCGCCCCCCTCTCCCCAGCCCTGGCATCCTGCTGGAAAGGAAGGCAAACACCACCCGACAGGCAATCATGCAAAACGGCGCTCATTCGGCTATCATGCGCGCCATTCTTTCGCCAACTATCGTTCTGCAGTAAGTGACAGACCTCGTGCAACCGTTTCGGTAGTCCGGTTGTCGTATCTGGCATCAGCCCACACATCATGGAGTCAGCATGACCGTCAAAAATGCCTTTTATGCTCAATCAGGCGGAGTAACCGCAGTCATCAACGCCTCCGCTGCCGGGGTGATTGAAGCTGCGCGCCAGCATCCGGATCGCATCGGTAAAGTCTACGCTGGTCGCAATGGCATTATTGGCGCCCTGACCGAGGACCTGATCGATACCAGCCTCGAGTCGGCGGAAAACATCGCTGCGCTGCGTCACACGCCTTCCGGTGCCTTTGGCTCCTGCCGTTACAAGCTGAAAAGCCTGGAAGCCAACCGCGCTGAATACGAGCGGCTGATCGAGGTATTCAAGGCTCACGATATTGGTTACTTCTTCTATAACGGCGGTGGCGATTCTGCGGACACCTGCCTGAAGATTTCCCAGCTGGCGGAAACCATGGGTTATCCGATTCAGGCCATTCACGTGCCGAAGACGGTCGATAATGACCTGCCGATCACCGACTGCAGCCCCGGCTTCGGCTCGGTCGCCAAGTATGTTGCCACCTCCATCCGCGAAGCTGGCTATGACGTGGCCTCCATGTCCGCCACCTCGACCAAGGTGTTCATCCTCGAAGTCATGGGCCGCCACGCCGGCTGGATCACCGCCGCCTGCGGTCTGGCCAGCGAAGCCGAAGGCGAGGCGCCGCACATCCTGCTGTTCCCTGAAATCGAGTTCGACGAGGCTGCGTTCCTGGCTCGCGTCGACGAGTGCGTGAAGACCCACGGCTACTGTGTGATCGGGGTGTCCGAAGGCATCAAGAATGGCGAAGGTAAGTTCCTCTCCGAATCCGGCCTGACCGATGCCTTTGGCCACGCCCAGCTGGGCGGCGTTGCGCCGACCATTGCCAATCTGGTGCGCGACAAGCTCGGTCACAAGTATCACTGGGCGGTGGCCGACTACCTGCAACGTGCGGCTCGCCATATCGCTTCCAAGGTCGATGTCGATCAGGCTTACGCCCTCGGTCAGGCGGCTGTTCGCATCGCACTGGAAGGCAAGAACGCCATCATGCCGGCGATCCGCCGTCTCGAAGACACGCCCTACCGCTGGGACATCATCGAAGCGCCACTGAGTGAAGTGGCCAACGTCGAGAAGTTCATGCCGCGTGAATTCATTACCGAAGACGGCTTCCATATCACCGACGCTTGTCGTGAGTACCTGTCGCCGCTGATCCAGGGCGAAGACACTCCTCCGTTCAAGAATGGTCTGCCGGATTATGTACGTCTGCAGAACCTGCCGGTAGAGCGCAAGCTGGCCCCGTTCGAGGTGTGAAATTGACCGCTGTGCCCGTCCATCCACAGGACGGCGGGCACAGCGGGGTGCTGGACTAAGGTTTAACTTGGTAAACCCCGCCCAAGCGCCTATAATCTCCGCCCATATTTTTCATGGCGTCAGTTGCATAGACGACCATCCCTTTTCACCGTGTCCCGCATC
Above is a genomic segment from Halopseudomonas litoralis containing:
- a CDS encoding 6-phosphofructokinase, whose protein sequence is MTVKNAFYAQSGGVTAVINASAAGVIEAARQHPDRIGKVYAGRNGIIGALTEDLIDTSLESAENIAALRHTPSGAFGSCRYKLKSLEANRAEYERLIEVFKAHDIGYFFYNGGGDSADTCLKISQLAETMGYPIQAIHVPKTVDNDLPITDCSPGFGSVAKYVATSIREAGYDVASMSATSTKVFILEVMGRHAGWITAACGLASEAEGEAPHILLFPEIEFDEAAFLARVDECVKTHGYCVIGVSEGIKNGEGKFLSESGLTDAFGHAQLGGVAPTIANLVRDKLGHKYHWAVADYLQRAARHIASKVDVDQAYALGQAAVRIALEGKNAIMPAIRRLEDTPYRWDIIEAPLSEVANVEKFMPREFITEDGFHITDACREYLSPLIQGEDTPPFKNGLPDYVRLQNLPVERKLAPFEV